One Mailhella massiliensis DNA segment encodes these proteins:
- a CDS encoding S49 family peptidase — protein MNKLLSNRFWALPEDSAEIILRDLSMRQGREDTSVSMGPDGSWGVSSADGQADACKPAQAGALTSDGAPVVTAGGVAVIPVDDVLVNAGKYGLKYGTIRSRIQTALDDPKISAILLDVDSPGGMVSGCQELAAFISEAAARKPMAAFTSSLMASAAYWIGSATGRVFCTETASVGSIGVIMTLVDCSKMLENIGIRVNVISSGKFKSAGHPAMELSEEDRAYFQTHAGSIHTVFRREVAKAMGLDEGKSETWGDAQIFLGADAVTVGLATAVVSGLDGAVNRLSREVIMDRATLEAQHPELLASILEEGKALALAEHTFNPENFLSCVKPFMGADEFAHAEAFFKACADAKLTPEQTAAMASVMPVEGDRAAGKDSFKSDMLKAMQAASPDPVKLDGGAREKEKSPLAQATERRFGK, from the coding sequence ATGAACAAGCTTCTGAGTAACCGTTTCTGGGCGCTTCCTGAGGACAGCGCTGAAATTATCCTGCGCGATCTCAGCATGAGACAGGGCAGGGAGGATACTTCCGTCAGCATGGGGCCTGACGGGAGCTGGGGTGTCTCCTCCGCGGATGGGCAGGCCGATGCGTGCAAGCCTGCCCAGGCCGGGGCCCTGACCTCCGACGGGGCCCCGGTTGTTACCGCGGGCGGCGTGGCCGTCATCCCTGTTGACGACGTGCTCGTGAACGCCGGGAAGTATGGCCTGAAGTACGGCACCATACGCAGTCGGATTCAGACCGCGCTGGATGACCCGAAGATCAGCGCCATTCTGCTTGATGTCGACTCTCCCGGCGGCATGGTGAGCGGATGTCAGGAACTCGCGGCTTTCATTTCCGAAGCGGCGGCAAGAAAGCCCATGGCCGCCTTCACGAGCTCGCTCATGGCGTCGGCGGCATACTGGATAGGCTCGGCAACCGGCCGGGTGTTCTGCACGGAGACGGCCAGTGTAGGCTCCATCGGCGTCATTATGACGCTCGTGGACTGCTCGAAGATGCTGGAAAACATCGGTATCAGGGTCAACGTCATATCCTCCGGCAAGTTCAAGTCCGCCGGTCATCCGGCCATGGAGCTTTCCGAAGAAGACAGGGCGTATTTCCAGACCCATGCCGGGAGCATCCACACGGTTTTCCGGCGTGAAGTAGCGAAGGCTATGGGACTGGACGAAGGTAAAAGTGAAACATGGGGCGACGCGCAGATTTTTCTCGGCGCGGACGCCGTAACTGTGGGCCTTGCCACCGCCGTTGTGAGCGGTCTGGACGGGGCCGTGAACAGGCTCTCCAGGGAGGTCATCATGGATAGAGCTACGCTTGAGGCTCAGCACCCCGAACTGCTGGCCTCCATTCTTGAGGAAGGAAAAGCGCTCGCGCTCGCGGAGCATACCTTCAACCCGGAAAATTTTCTTTCGTGCGTGAAGCCTTTCATGGGCGCGGATGAATTCGCGCACGCTGAGGCATTTTTCAAGGCCTGTGCGGACGCGAAACTCACGCCGGAACAGACGGCGGCCATGGCTTCCGTCATGCCCGTTGAAGGCGACAGAGCCGCGGGAAAGGACTCGTTCAAGAGCGATATGCTGAAGGCCATGCAGGCGGCGTCTCCTGATCCGGTGAAGCTGGACGGCGGCGCGCGTGAAAAGGAAAAAAGTCCGCTCGCTCAGGCGACGGAAAGGAGGTTCGGAAAGTAA
- a CDS encoding D-Ala-D-Ala carboxypeptidase family metallohydrolase, which translates to MLKYFKPEEFRCKCGCGAGEMSPAMLDRLDKARELAGVPFVISSGFRCEAHNRAVGGVEGSSHTSGMAADIVCTDSATRFRMLSALFSVGFRRIELAPTWIHVDVDGSKPQDVAFYQKSGRY; encoded by the coding sequence ATGCTCAAGTACTTCAAGCCGGAAGAGTTCCGCTGCAAGTGCGGCTGCGGTGCGGGGGAAATGTCCCCCGCCATGCTGGACAGGCTCGACAAGGCGCGGGAACTCGCGGGAGTGCCTTTCGTGATTTCCTCGGGGTTCCGCTGTGAGGCCCACAACAGGGCCGTCGGCGGCGTGGAAGGTTCCTCTCATACCAGTGGTATGGCGGCGGATATCGTGTGCACGGATTCCGCGACGCGCTTCCGTATGCTCTCCGCTCTGTTCTCCGTCGGTTTTCGCAGGATCGAACTCGCGCCCACATGGATTCATGTGGACGTGGACGGAAGCAAACCGCAGGACGTCGCCTTCTACCAGAAGAGCGGGCGTTATTGA
- a CDS encoding major capsid protein codes for MPYINMDMFTSAELTAAVNKIPAMPGLLGQFFEEKGISTTHAAIDVKKGQLHLVHDTPRGADDGDVPAQDSRSTVHLPAAHLPQHDTLLPDDLQDRRAFGSDQPETGADRILDKQITMRRNIEVTKEFHRVGAVKGKVLDADGTTVLYDIYKVFGLSAGIDEDITWPLDSTGAQNSVLTTFQDVCGTIDDAMGGWAYNGIAAICGKTFWDYLISNPFVRDAYNLWAANLSRFGDNDFRDRAFTYGGITWYRYGKKVGGKLLVEDTKAHVFPYGPGIFQTFNAPANYNETVNTLGLPFYSKIEERKFGKGFDLEVQANPLTLCMFPEALVTLTGAEAEPEDGGETA; via the coding sequence ATGCCGTATATCAATATGGACATGTTCACCAGCGCGGAACTCACCGCCGCCGTGAATAAAATTCCGGCCATGCCTGGTTTGCTCGGTCAGTTCTTCGAGGAAAAGGGCATCAGCACCACGCACGCCGCCATCGACGTGAAAAAGGGGCAGCTCCATCTCGTCCACGACACTCCCCGCGGTGCCGATGATGGCGATGTCCCCGCACAGGATTCCCGCAGCACCGTCCATCTGCCTGCCGCGCATCTGCCCCAGCATGATACGCTTCTCCCTGATGACCTGCAGGACCGTCGTGCGTTCGGCTCCGACCAGCCTGAAACCGGAGCCGACAGGATTCTGGACAAACAGATCACCATGCGTCGGAATATCGAAGTGACGAAAGAATTTCATCGCGTGGGAGCGGTCAAGGGCAAAGTGCTCGACGCGGACGGCACGACGGTACTCTATGATATCTACAAGGTCTTCGGACTGTCTGCCGGTATCGACGAAGATATCACCTGGCCTCTGGACTCCACTGGAGCGCAGAACTCGGTGCTTACGACGTTCCAGGACGTGTGCGGTACCATCGACGATGCCATGGGCGGCTGGGCGTATAATGGCATTGCGGCAATCTGCGGCAAAACCTTCTGGGACTACCTGATCAGCAATCCCTTTGTGCGTGACGCCTACAACCTGTGGGCGGCCAACCTTTCCCGGTTCGGTGACAACGACTTCCGTGATCGTGCATTCACCTATGGCGGTATCACCTGGTATCGCTATGGGAAGAAAGTCGGCGGTAAGCTGCTGGTGGAAGACACCAAGGCCCATGTTTTCCCGTATGGGCCGGGCATCTTCCAGACGTTCAATGCTCCCGCCAACTACAACGAAACCGTCAACACGCTCGGTCTGCCGTTCTACTCCAAGATTGAAGAGCGCAAGTTCGGTAAGGGCTTTGACCTCGAAGTGCAGGCCAACCCGCTCACGCTCTGCATGTTCCCGGAGGCTTTGGTCACGCTTACCGGTGCTGAGGCTGAACCGGAAGACGGCGGTGAGACCGCGTGA
- a CDS encoding head decoration protein, producing the protein MARYNAVLETMPGDLSEIVPWEVDSFYTRDTISITTSEALSKGTVLEQASGGAWGKVTAGTGALGILVSDVPASSEAQQVGIVTRCAIAVAEKLTIAAAADTAKAALVKQGIKLI; encoded by the coding sequence ATGGCCAGATACAACGCCGTACTCGAAACCATGCCCGGCGATCTGTCCGAGATCGTTCCCTGGGAAGTGGACAGTTTCTATACCCGCGACACTATCAGCATCACCACGTCGGAAGCCCTGTCCAAGGGTACCGTGCTTGAACAGGCGTCGGGTGGTGCATGGGGCAAAGTGACCGCCGGAACCGGCGCGCTCGGCATTCTCGTGTCCGACGTTCCCGCGTCTTCCGAAGCTCAGCAGGTGGGGATTGTGACCCGCTGTGCCATAGCCGTGGCTGAAAAACTGACCATTGCAGCAGCAGCCGACACCGCGAAAGCAGCCCTCGTGAAGCAGGGCATCAAGCTTATATAG